A window of the Dickeya dianthicola NCPPB 453 genome harbors these coding sequences:
- a CDS encoding NAD(P)H nitroreductase: MDALELLLNRRSAPRLTAPAPAGDVLENILRAGLRAPDHGALQPWRFSIIQDEGLSRFSDLLVKAALQDNLDEAAVEKARQAPLRAPMIITVVAHCEEHPKVPLWEQVVSAGCAVQAMQMAALAQGFNGIWRSGAWTHHLLVRDAFGCRAQDEIVGFLYLGTPQLKASAAITPVDSAKFVSYF, translated from the coding sequence ATGGATGCTCTGGAATTGCTACTGAATCGCCGTTCGGCGCCCCGTCTGACGGCGCCTGCGCCGGCGGGCGACGTGCTGGAGAATATTCTGCGTGCGGGCCTGCGGGCTCCGGACCACGGCGCACTGCAGCCGTGGCGTTTCTCCATTATTCAGGATGAGGGGTTATCCCGCTTCAGCGATCTGTTGGTCAAGGCGGCATTGCAGGATAATCTGGATGAGGCGGCGGTCGAAAAAGCGCGTCAGGCGCCATTGCGCGCCCCGATGATCATTACCGTGGTGGCGCACTGCGAGGAACATCCTAAAGTTCCGCTCTGGGAACAGGTGGTATCCGCCGGTTGTGCGGTACAGGCGATGCAAATGGCGGCGCTGGCGCAGGGGTTCAACGGTATCTGGCGCAGCGGCGCCTGGACTCACCATCTGCTGGTGCGCGACGCGTTTGGCTGCCGCGCGCAGGATGAAATTGTCGGCTTCCTTTACTTGGGGACGCCTCAGCTTAAAGCCTCCGCCGCGATCACGCCCGTTGATAGCGCGAAGTTTGTCAGCTATTTCTAG
- a CDS encoding DNA topoisomerase III produces the protein MRLFIAEKPSLARAIADVLPKPQRRSDGFIACGEQDVVTWCVGHLLEQAQPDAYDARYARWSLADLPIVPQKWLLQPRPSVSKQLNVIKKLLTQADEIIHAGDPDREGQLLVDEVLEYLALSEEKRQHVRRCLINDLNPQAVERAVSRMRENREFVPLCVSALARSRADWLYGINMTRAYTLLGRNAGYEGVLSVGRVQTPVLGLVVRRDEEIDNFVPRDYFEVKAHIVTPAGERFVALWQPSESCEPYQDEEGRLLHRPLAEHVVKRIDGQPAWVSAYNDKRESETAPLPYSLSALQIEAAKRFGLSAQQVLDVCQRLYETHKLITYPRSDCRYLPEEHFAGRQAVLNAIAAHQPDLLAQPAVDPERRNRCWDDSKVDAHHAIIPTARSARTSLTESESQVYGLIARQYLMQFCADAVFRKCVIDLDIAGGKFVAKARFLAEAGWRTLLGHKERDEENEGTPLPVVAKGDELLCERGEVVERQTQPPRHFTDATLLSAMTGIARFVQDKALKKILRETDGLGTEATRAGIIELLFKRAFLIKKGRYIHSTEAGKALIHALPPMAAHPDMTAHWEATLTQISEKHCRYQDFMQPLTQSLHELIQQARQSGNITAFRGLPPVKRSPPAGRKRRQSRSASTKE, from the coding sequence ATGCGACTGTTTATTGCGGAAAAACCCAGTCTTGCCAGAGCCATTGCCGATGTGCTGCCCAAACCGCAGCGCCGCAGCGATGGCTTTATTGCCTGTGGCGAACAGGATGTCGTGACCTGGTGTGTGGGGCACCTGCTGGAACAGGCGCAACCGGATGCGTACGATGCCCGTTATGCGCGCTGGTCGCTGGCGGATCTACCGATTGTGCCGCAGAAATGGCTGCTGCAGCCGCGGCCTTCTGTCAGCAAACAGCTGAATGTCATCAAAAAGCTGCTGACTCAGGCGGATGAAATCATTCATGCCGGCGACCCGGATCGGGAAGGGCAGTTACTGGTGGACGAAGTGCTGGAGTATCTGGCGCTGTCGGAAGAAAAGCGCCAGCATGTGCGCCGTTGCCTGATCAACGACCTGAATCCGCAGGCGGTGGAGCGGGCGGTGTCCCGCATGCGTGAAAACCGGGAATTCGTTCCGCTGTGCGTTTCCGCGCTGGCCCGATCGCGCGCCGACTGGCTGTACGGTATCAACATGACCCGTGCTTATACCCTGCTGGGGCGAAACGCCGGTTACGAAGGCGTGCTGTCGGTCGGGCGGGTGCAGACGCCGGTGCTGGGGCTGGTGGTGCGGCGCGATGAGGAGATCGACAATTTTGTGCCCCGCGACTATTTCGAGGTCAAGGCGCACATCGTCACGCCGGCTGGCGAGCGGTTTGTCGCTTTGTGGCAGCCCAGCGAATCCTGCGAACCGTATCAGGACGAAGAGGGGCGTTTGCTGCATCGCCCGCTGGCCGAACACGTCGTCAAACGCATCGACGGGCAACCGGCCTGGGTCAGCGCCTATAATGATAAACGGGAATCGGAAACCGCGCCGCTGCCGTATTCGCTTTCCGCCTTGCAGATTGAAGCCGCCAAACGCTTTGGCCTTAGCGCCCAGCAGGTGCTGGATGTCTGCCAGCGGCTGTATGAAACGCACAAACTGATTACGTACCCGCGTTCGGATTGCCGTTACCTGCCGGAAGAGCATTTTGCCGGACGACAGGCGGTACTGAATGCGATTGCGGCGCATCAGCCGGATTTGCTGGCGCAGCCTGCCGTTGATCCCGAACGCCGCAACCGCTGCTGGGATGACAGCAAGGTCGATGCCCACCACGCGATTATTCCCACGGCGCGCAGCGCCCGTACCTCGTTGACGGAATCGGAAAGCCAGGTCTATGGGCTGATTGCCCGGCAATACCTGATGCAGTTTTGCGCGGATGCGGTGTTTCGTAAATGCGTTATTGATTTGGATATTGCCGGCGGCAAGTTTGTCGCCAAGGCCCGGTTTTTGGCTGAGGCAGGCTGGCGCACACTGCTTGGCCACAAGGAGCGGGACGAGGAAAACGAAGGAACGCCGTTGCCGGTGGTGGCGAAAGGCGATGAGCTTTTGTGCGAGCGGGGCGAGGTGGTGGAACGGCAGACTCAGCCGCCCCGACACTTCACCGATGCGACCTTGTTGTCCGCCATGACCGGCATTGCGCGGTTTGTACAGGACAAGGCATTGAAGAAAATCCTGCGCGAAACCGACGGATTGGGCACCGAAGCCACACGCGCAGGCATTATCGAGCTGCTGTTCAAACGCGCGTTTCTGATAAAGAAAGGGCGTTATATTCATTCCACCGAGGCGGGCAAAGCGTTGATTCATGCCTTGCCGCCGATGGCGGCGCACCCGGACATGACCGCGCACTGGGAAGCCACGCTGACGCAGATCAGCGAAAAACACTGTCGCTATCAGGATTTCATGCAGCCATTGACCCAGTCGCTGCATGAACTTATTCAGCAGGCCCGGCAAAGTGGTAATATCACGGCATTCAGAGGATTACCGCCGGTTAAACGTTCTCCGCCCGCGGGGCGGAAACGTCGGCAGTCACGTTCAGCCAGCACCAAGGAGTAA
- a CDS encoding DUF1496 domain-containing protein — translation MKAWGTFLMATGLLLSSAVQAATQTTVITQGNPVVLPGNTSSNHGTVSTTQGSTNTEVVVPVPPQVIWGNGNGGNAQRETQVNCMSCCVHQNRNYSEGSVVRAEGVLLQCQRDKGNLGTNNLVWRIIKDPQ, via the coding sequence ATGAAAGCATGGGGCACCTTCCTGATGGCAACAGGCCTGTTGTTATCTTCCGCTGTGCAGGCGGCAACGCAAACCACGGTGATTACGCAGGGGAATCCGGTGGTATTGCCGGGCAACACCAGCAGTAACCACGGTACGGTATCCACAACGCAGGGGAGCACCAACACTGAGGTGGTGGTGCCGGTTCCTCCTCAGGTTATCTGGGGAAACGGCAATGGCGGCAACGCCCAGCGTGAAACTCAGGTCAATTGCATGAGCTGCTGCGTTCATCAGAACAGAAACTACTCTGAAGGCTCGGTGGTCAGGGCGGAAGGGGTGCTGCTGCAATGTCAGCGCGACAAGGGCAATCTCGGCACCAACAATCTGGTGTGGCGCATCATCAAAGACCCGCAGTAA
- the xthA gene encoding exodeoxyribonuclease III — translation MKFVSFNINGLRARPNQLAAIIEQHQPDVIGLQETKVHDDMFPLEEVKQFGYHVFYHGQKGHYGVALLTKAEPLAVRRGFPTDEEDAQRRIIMADLATPLGTLTVVNGYFPQGESRDHPVKFPAKTRFYQDLQHYLDQHHQADQPVLIMGDMNISPTDLDIGIGEDNRKRWLRTGKCSFLPEEREWMERLKNWGLVDTFRAANPECQDRFSWFDYRSAGFDDNRGLRIDLIMATAPLASRCAATGIDYAIRGMEKPSDHAPVWAEFTL, via the coding sequence ATGAAGTTTGTTTCTTTTAATATCAACGGGCTGCGCGCCCGACCAAACCAGTTGGCCGCAATCATCGAACAACATCAGCCTGATGTGATCGGTCTGCAGGAAACCAAAGTCCATGACGATATGTTTCCGCTCGAAGAGGTGAAACAGTTTGGCTATCACGTCTTCTACCACGGGCAGAAAGGCCATTACGGCGTTGCGCTGCTGACCAAAGCCGAGCCGCTGGCGGTCCGCCGCGGATTCCCCACTGACGAAGAAGACGCCCAGCGCCGTATCATCATGGCGGACCTGGCGACGCCGCTCGGCACGCTGACCGTGGTCAACGGCTACTTTCCACAAGGCGAAAGCCGCGACCACCCGGTAAAATTCCCGGCCAAGACCCGTTTCTATCAGGATTTGCAGCATTACCTTGACCAGCACCATCAGGCGGACCAGCCGGTGCTGATTATGGGCGACATGAACATCAGCCCGACCGATCTGGACATCGGTATTGGCGAGGACAACCGTAAACGCTGGCTGCGCACCGGCAAATGTTCATTTCTGCCGGAAGAACGCGAATGGATGGAACGGCTGAAAAACTGGGGGCTGGTCGATACCTTCCGCGCCGCCAACCCCGAGTGTCAGGACCGGTTTTCGTGGTTTGATTACCGCTCGGCCGGGTTTGACGACAACCGCGGCCTGCGCATCGACCTGATTATGGCCACCGCACCGCTGGCCAGCCGCTGCGCGGCCACCGGCATCGATTATGCTATCCGGGGAATGGAGAAACCGTCCGACCACGCGCCGGTGTGGGCGGAATTCACGCTCTGA
- a CDS encoding trimeric intracellular cation channel family protein: protein MLTYIYLIAITAEGMSGALAAGRRNMDIFGVSMIAFITALGGGTVRDILLGNYPIVWTQHPVYIYLTIGAGLLAMLAARVMHHLHRLFLVLDAMGLVAFTIIGCNVAIELGYSPTVVVMAGVTTGIFGGILRDIFCNRTPMVLRKELYACVSLLVALVYLGLREIGINHDLNQLISFSAGLSLRLAAIFWSWQLPVFSYMPERWKE, encoded by the coding sequence GTGCTGACCTATATCTATCTGATCGCTATTACCGCTGAGGGGATGTCCGGCGCGCTGGCCGCGGGCCGCCGCAACATGGACATCTTCGGTGTGTCGATGATCGCGTTTATTACCGCGCTGGGCGGCGGCACGGTGCGCGATATTCTGCTGGGCAACTACCCCATCGTCTGGACTCAACATCCTGTCTATATCTACCTTACGATTGGCGCCGGGCTGCTGGCGATGCTGGCTGCGCGCGTGATGCACCATCTGCATCGGCTGTTTCTGGTTCTGGATGCAATGGGGCTGGTGGCATTTACCATTATCGGTTGCAATGTGGCGATTGAACTGGGTTATTCGCCGACCGTGGTGGTGATGGCGGGAGTTACCACCGGTATTTTCGGCGGGATCTTACGGGATATTTTCTGCAACCGAACGCCGATGGTGCTGCGCAAGGAACTGTACGCCTGTGTTTCATTGTTGGTGGCGCTGGTTTACCTTGGCCTGCGCGAAATCGGCATCAACCACGATCTAAACCAGCTGATCTCTTTCTCGGCCGGATTATCGCTGCGTCTGGCGGCTATTTTCTGGTCCTGGCAGTTGCCGGTATTCAGCTATATGCCGGAACGTTGGAAAGAGTAA
- the purU gene encoding formyltetrahydrofolate deformylase gives MQSQNIQRKILRTICPDAKGLIAKITNICYKHELNIVQNSEYVDHRTGRFFMRTELEGIFNDTTLLADLDSALPEGSARELGSAGRRRVVILVTKEAHCLGDLLMKSAYGGLDVEIAAVIGNHETLRTLVERFDIPFHLVSHEGLTREEHDLKMLAQIDQYKPDYVVLAKYMRVLTPAFVQHYPSRVINIHHSFLPAFIGARPYHQAYERGVKIIGATAHYVNDNLDEGPIIMQDVIHVDHTYTADDMMRAGRDVEKNVLSRALYHVLAQRVFVYGNRTIILR, from the coding sequence ATGCAATCCCAGAATATCCAACGAAAAATTTTACGGACAATCTGCCCTGACGCGAAAGGGCTTATCGCCAAGATCACCAACATCTGTTACAAGCACGAACTGAATATCGTGCAGAATTCAGAATATGTTGATCACCGTACCGGTCGTTTCTTCATGCGTACGGAATTGGAAGGTATCTTCAACGACACCACGCTGCTGGCCGATCTGGACAGCGCCTTACCGGAAGGCTCCGCGCGTGAACTGGGCAGCGCCGGACGTCGCCGTGTCGTTATTCTGGTGACCAAGGAAGCCCACTGTCTTGGCGACCTGCTGATGAAAAGCGCCTATGGCGGCCTTGATGTCGAGATCGCCGCCGTGATCGGTAACCACGAAACGCTGCGCACGCTGGTGGAACGCTTTGATATCCCGTTCCATCTGGTCAGCCATGAAGGCCTGACGCGTGAAGAGCACGATCTGAAAATGCTCGCGCAGATCGACCAATACAAGCCTGACTACGTGGTGCTGGCGAAATACATGCGCGTGTTGACGCCCGCTTTTGTTCAGCACTACCCCAGCCGGGTCATCAATATCCACCATTCTTTCCTGCCGGCGTTTATCGGCGCGCGCCCGTACCATCAGGCTTACGAACGCGGCGTGAAGATCATCGGCGCCACCGCGCATTACGTAAACGACAATCTGGATGAAGGCCCAATCATCATGCAGGACGTGATCCACGTTGATCACACTTACACTGCGGATGACATGATGCGCGCCGGGCGCGACGTGGAAAAAAACGTGCTCAGCCGGGCGTTGTACCATGTGCTGGCCCAGCGGGTGTTCGTTTACGGCAACCGCACTATTATCCTACGTTGA
- a CDS encoding YchJ family protein — translation MSECCPCGSDQPYEHCCQPYLRRDTHAPRPDLLMRSRYSAYVKQDVDYLVATWHPDCHAENWRADIAASCADTHWLGLRILAVAPGKTADEGYVEFAASYGTAEYPDRRVLMRERSRFLRYRDRWYYVDGVHLQTGRNDVCPCGSGKKYKKCCGQ, via the coding sequence GTGTCCGAATGTTGCCCGTGCGGCAGTGATCAGCCTTATGAACACTGCTGCCAGCCCTATCTGCGCCGTGATACCCACGCCCCACGCCCTGACCTGCTGATGCGTTCACGGTATAGCGCCTACGTCAAACAGGATGTCGATTATCTGGTCGCCACCTGGCATCCGGATTGCCACGCGGAAAATTGGCGAGCCGACATTGCCGCCAGTTGCGCCGACACGCACTGGCTCGGCCTACGGATACTGGCGGTCGCGCCGGGAAAAACGGCGGACGAAGGCTACGTCGAATTCGCAGCCAGCTACGGCACAGCCGAGTATCCGGACCGTCGGGTACTGATGAGAGAACGTTCTCGCTTCCTTCGTTATCGCGATCGCTGGTACTATGTCGACGGCGTTCACCTGCAAACCGGCAGGAACGACGTCTGTCCGTGCGGCTCCGGCAAAAAATACAAAAAGTGCTGCGGACAATAA
- the rssA gene encoding patatin-like phospholipase RssA, giving the protein MRKVIIGLALGSGAAKGWAHIGVLKALEELGIVPDVVAGCSMGALVGAAYATHRLDSMAHWVSGFRYWDVIRLMDLSWRRGGLLRGDRVFNHVKHLLRTQHIEECAIKYGAVATNLSTGRELWLTQGDLHLAIRASCSMPGLLSPVQFNGYWLVDGAVVNPVPVSLTRAMGADVVIAVDLQHDASLQQHNLLSAKPAQAEAIAVPYGWRQRLRYRLSHRFRRQTQATPTAMEIMSTSIQVLENRLKMNRMAGDPPDVLIQPYCPQIAMLDFHRAEEAIESGRLAVEKQRELLLPLVNRGG; this is encoded by the coding sequence ATGCGGAAGGTAATTATCGGTCTGGCATTGGGATCCGGCGCGGCTAAAGGATGGGCGCATATTGGTGTGCTGAAGGCGCTGGAGGAGCTGGGGATTGTGCCGGACGTGGTGGCGGGGTGTTCGATGGGGGCGCTGGTCGGCGCTGCTTACGCCACACACCGTCTGGACAGCATGGCGCACTGGGTGAGCGGTTTTCGTTACTGGGATGTCATCCGTCTGATGGACCTTTCCTGGCGACGCGGCGGATTATTGCGGGGCGATCGCGTTTTCAACCATGTAAAGCATTTGCTACGTACGCAACATATTGAAGAGTGTGCTATCAAATATGGAGCAGTGGCAACCAATTTGAGTACGGGAAGGGAACTTTGGCTGACGCAAGGGGACTTACATTTGGCTATTCGCGCCTCTTGCAGTATGCCGGGGTTGTTGTCCCCGGTGCAATTCAATGGTTACTGGCTGGTGGATGGGGCTGTCGTTAATCCGGTTCCGGTTTCATTGACTCGCGCGATGGGCGCGGATGTGGTGATTGCGGTGGATTTGCAGCACGACGCCAGCCTGCAGCAGCATAATTTGTTGTCTGCCAAGCCGGCCCAGGCGGAAGCGATTGCCGTACCGTACGGCTGGCGTCAGCGTCTTCGGTATCGTCTGTCCCACCGTTTTCGTCGACAGACGCAAGCGACGCCTACCGCGATGGAGATCATGAGCACTTCCATACAGGTATTGGAGAATCGCCTGAAAATGAATCGTATGGCGGGCGATCCTCCGGATGTATTGATTCAACCCTATTGTCCGCAAATCGCCATGCTGGATTTTCATCGGGCGGAAGAGGCTATTGAGTCCGGCAGACTGGCGGTGGAAAAACAGCGGGAGCTGCTGTTGCCGCTGGTGAACCGAGGAGGATAG
- the rssB gene encoding two-component system response regulator RssB, whose protein sequence is MAQPLTGKHILVVEDEAVFRSVLAGYLTSLGADVHEADNGKDALEKMAHQSPDLIICDLNMPLMGGFEFVERLRLHDITTPVLVVSATNHLADIARVLRLGVQDVLLKPIHDYTRLRESVMACLYPTMFTSQANEVEQLMHDLDTLNQSPGAASKLLEQLQPPVQQTLARCRVNYRQLMAVDRPGLVLDIAALSGDELAFYCLDVTQAANNHGVLAALLLRALFNSLLQEHLVHQQRRLPELPVLLNQVNQLLRRANLQGRFPLLVGYYHRELKRLILISAGLHATLSVEEQHIGLNNGVPLGTLEAAYLNQISYQCESWQCQMWGSGGRLRLMLSTD, encoded by the coding sequence ATGGCACAACCACTGACGGGAAAACACATTTTAGTTGTTGAGGATGAGGCTGTTTTCCGTTCCGTGCTGGCAGGTTATCTGACATCCCTGGGTGCAGACGTACATGAGGCGGATAACGGCAAGGATGCGCTGGAAAAAATGGCCCATCAATCACCCGATCTGATTATCTGTGATCTTAATATGCCGCTGATGGGCGGTTTCGAATTCGTCGAGCGACTGCGGCTGCATGATATCACCACGCCAGTGTTGGTGGTGTCCGCCACCAATCATCTGGCGGACATCGCCAGAGTATTGCGCCTTGGCGTTCAGGATGTGTTGCTCAAACCTATCCATGATTACACTCGCTTGCGCGAATCGGTCATGGCCTGCTTATATCCGACGATGTTCACTTCGCAGGCCAATGAAGTCGAACAACTGATGCATGATTTGGATACGCTGAACCAGTCGCCGGGGGCGGCGTCGAAACTACTTGAGCAGTTGCAGCCGCCGGTTCAGCAGACGCTGGCGCGTTGCCGGGTTAATTATCGGCAACTAATGGCGGTGGACCGCCCTGGGCTGGTGCTTGATATCGCGGCGCTATCCGGGGATGAGCTGGCGTTTTATTGTCTTGATGTGACGCAGGCGGCCAATAATCACGGCGTGCTGGCGGCACTGTTGCTACGGGCGCTGTTCAACAGCCTGTTGCAGGAGCATCTGGTGCATCAACAGCGCCGGTTGCCTGAATTGCCGGTGTTGCTCAATCAGGTTAATCAATTATTGCGTCGGGCGAATCTACAAGGGCGTTTTCCCTTGCTGGTCGGTTACTATCATCGTGAATTGAAACGGCTGATCCTGATTTCTGCGGGGTTGCATGCCACGCTGAGTGTGGAAGAGCAGCACATCGGGCTAAATAACGGGGTGCCGTTGGGTACGCTGGAGGCCGCTTATCTTAATCAGATCAGTTATCAGTGCGAGTCATGGCAATGCCAGATGTGGGGGAGCGGCGGTCGTCTGCGACTGATGCTTTCTACAGACTAA
- the galU gene encoding UTP--glucose-1-phosphate uridylyltransferase GalU, which yields MLPATKAIPKEMLPLVDKPLIQYVVNECIAAGINEIILVTHSSKNSIENHFDTSFELEAMLEKRVQRQLLKEVQSICPEHVTIMQVRQGLAKGLGHAVLCAHPLVGDEPVAVILPDVIIDEYESDLKKDNLSEMLQRFYSTGHSQIMVEPVENVSSYGVVDCKGVELKPGDSAPMVGVVEKPKASEAPSNLAVVGRYVLSEQIWDLLKKTEPGAGNEIQLTDAIAMLMEKETVEAYHLKGVSHDCGNKLGYMTAFVEYGIRHDALGEDFTQWLKEAIEEDAN from the coding sequence ATGTTGCCTGCTACCAAGGCCATTCCCAAAGAGATGCTGCCACTGGTCGATAAGCCGTTAATCCAATATGTGGTTAATGAATGTATTGCTGCCGGTATCAATGAAATAATTTTAGTTACACATTCTTCTAAGAATTCAATAGAAAACCATTTTGATACCAGCTTTGAACTGGAAGCCATGTTGGAAAAACGCGTTCAGCGCCAACTGCTGAAAGAAGTTCAGTCTATTTGTCCGGAGCATGTCACTATTATGCAGGTTCGGCAGGGGCTGGCGAAAGGATTAGGGCACGCGGTACTTTGTGCTCATCCTCTGGTTGGTGATGAGCCGGTGGCGGTTATTTTGCCGGACGTGATCATCGACGAATATGAATCCGATCTGAAAAAAGACAACCTTAGCGAAATGCTGCAACGTTTTTATAGCACAGGCCATAGCCAGATTATGGTTGAGCCGGTGGAAAATGTCAGCAGTTACGGCGTGGTGGATTGCAAAGGCGTGGAATTAAAACCGGGTGATAGTGCGCCGATGGTCGGCGTGGTGGAAAAACCCAAAGCGTCGGAAGCGCCGTCTAATTTGGCGGTGGTTGGGCGTTATGTACTGTCTGAACAGATCTGGGATCTATTGAAGAAAACAGAACCGGGTGCTGGTAATGAAATTCAGTTAACCGACGCTATCGCCATGTTGATGGAAAAAGAAACCGTCGAAGCTTATCACCTGAAAGGGGTAAGTCATGACTGCGGTAATAAGCTGGGATACATGACCGCGTTTGTAGAATATGGTATTCGCCATGACGCGTTGGGTGAAGACTTTACTCAGTGGTTGAAAGAGGCGATAGAGGAAGACGCCAATTAA
- the hns gene encoding histone-like nucleoid-structuring protein H-NS, with protein sequence MSEALKILNNIRTLRAQARECSLETLEEMLEKLEVVVNERREEDNQAQAEIEERTRKLQQYREMLIADGIDPNELLQSLGSSKVAGKAKRAARPAKYQYTDENGELKTWTGQGRTPAVIKKAVEEQGKSLDDFLL encoded by the coding sequence ATGAGCGAAGCACTTAAGATTCTAAACAACATCCGTACTCTGCGCGCCCAGGCAAGAGAATGCAGCCTCGAAACGCTGGAAGAAATGCTGGAAAAGCTGGAAGTCGTGGTGAACGAGCGCCGCGAAGAAGACAACCAGGCTCAGGCAGAAATTGAAGAACGCACACGCAAATTACAGCAATATCGTGAAATGCTTATTGCCGATGGCATTGACCCGAACGAATTACTGCAATCGCTGGGTTCAAGCAAAGTTGCCGGCAAAGCCAAGCGTGCAGCACGTCCGGCTAAATATCAGTACACCGACGAAAACGGCGAGCTGAAAACCTGGACCGGTCAGGGTCGTACCCCGGCAGTCATCAAGAAAGCAGTTGAAGAACAAGGCAAGTCTCTGGATGACTTCCTGCTGTAA